A stretch of the Lactuca sativa cultivar Salinas chromosome 9, Lsat_Salinas_v11, whole genome shotgun sequence genome encodes the following:
- the LOC111885185 gene encoding tropinone reductase homolog At5g06060 → MTTVAAAESSSETRNSRWSLAGMTALVTGGTHGIGYAVVEELAELGAAVHTCSRNEAELNQRLQEWSSKGFTVTGSICDAASRPQREQLLEKVSSIFNGKLNIVINNVGTNIVKPNLEYTAEEYSLIMATNLESCYHISQLSHPLLKASGFGSIVFISSVAGSVHVNYTSIYGPTKAAMNQLGKNLACEWAKDNIRSNSVAPGCTRTPLVERLFNNHDEFINTLVSKTPLKRIAEANEVSSMVAFLCLPAASYITGQTILVDGGFSVNGFP, encoded by the exons ATGACGACGGTGGCAGCGGCGGAGAGCAGTTCAGAAACTAGAAACTCCAGATGGTCTCTCGCCGGAATGACGGCTCTCGTTACCGGTGGTACACATGGAATCGGCTACGCTGTGGTGGAGGAACTGGCGGAGTTAGGGGCGGCAGTACACACCTGCTCTCGCAACGAGGCTGAGCTCAACCAACGCTTACAAGAATGGTCTTCCAAGGGCTTCACCGTCACCGGATCCATCTGCGATGCAGCTTCTCGTCCTCAACGTGAACAGCTTCTAGAAAAAGTCTCCTCTATCTTCAATGGAAAGCTCAACATTGTA ATAAACAACGTTGGGACCAACATAGTGAAACCTAATTTGGAGTATACTGCAGAAGAGTATTCCCTGATCATGGCTACCAATTTGGAATCTTGTTACCATATCTCTCAACTTTCACATCCTCTTTTAAAAGCTTCTGGATTTGGAAGCATTGTCTTCATTTCCTCTGTTGCAGGTTCTGTTCATGTTAATTACACATCTATCTACGGACCCACTAAAg CTGCTATGAATCAACTTGGTAAGAATTTAGCTTGTGAATGGGCTAAAGATAACATTCGGAGTAATAGTGTAGCTCCAGGGTGCACTAGGACCCCACTTGTGGAACGT TTGTTTAATAATCATGACGAGTTTATAAATACATTGGTGTCAAAAACACCTTTGAAACGCATTGCTGAAGCGAATGAAGTGTCATCAATGGTGGCGTTCCTTTGTCTACCTGCTGCTTCTTACATCACTGGTCAGACAATTCTTGTTGATGGAGGATTTTCTGTTAATGGTTTCCCGTGA